The genomic segment TTGCTGCACGCACTAGTAGATCGCTCATCGTTCTGTCTCGGGCTCCGAGTCCCTAAGTCTTTTCCGATGGAGATAGAGATCCAGACTCAGGCTCAGGCTCAGGCTCAGGCTCAGACTCAGACGACACCACGACGCGGTTGTAGTCGTCTTCTTCCTCTTCCTCGGTCTCCACATCCGAGCCGGTAAGCTGTTCACAGACCCAAGCGTTCGTCTGTAGATGCGACGTCTCCTCGGGTGCTGTGTACTTACCTCCGCCGACCGCGATATACGGAATTAGCTGGTCGCCCGAGTAGACGTCGACCGCGGCGTCGGATCTCACCGACCTGAGTAAGTCTTCCGCCGCTTCCTCGCCGACTTCCTCAGCGGGCTTTCCCATCTCTCCGAGTGAGCTTCCCCCCATCACCGTCTCGTCGAACTCAGCCCAGAGACTGATTCCGGTTCCCGTCGAGAACGAGTCGTAGCTACGTCTCTGTATCTGTATGTCCACCTCGTCGTCGATCTCGGAACGGAGTCTCTTCTCCGCCGCAGTCGCCTGCCTCTCGGCTATCCCGTCGTCGAGGTTCGAGACGTGGGAGATCCCTCTGACGCGTCTCAGACCTCCTCTTCTGACTATCTCCACGTCCGTGAGACGCGACGGTCTCACGCT from the Candidatus Afararchaeum irisae genome contains:
- the rtcA gene encoding RNA 3'-terminal phosphate cyclase; translation: MRKVIDASHGEGGGQIIRTAVALAAVTRTEIELRNMRRGRSPSGLGRQHIAAVKAVAEISDASVEGVSEGSERLVFEPNGVKGGRYEVDVGTAGSVSLVIQAVLPLAVRAESEIRLSVRGGTDVRWSPTYDYLENVSLPLLRKAGVDADVELGRRGYYPKGGGEVTLSVRPSRLTDVEIVRRGGLRRVRGISHVSNLDDGIAERQATAAEKRLRSEIDDEVDIQIQRRSYDSFSTGTGISLWAEFDETVMGGSSLGEMGKPAEEVGEEAAEDLLRSVRSDAAVDVYSGDQLIPYIAVGGGKYTAPEETSHLQTNAWVCEQLTGSDVETEEEEEDDYNRVVVSSESEPEPEPEPESGSLSPSEKT